atcatattcctccgctacctcgcacacccaccctttgttgcaaaccccgaccctgggtcctcgtcggtccacttacaccatttaaggacggaccccgaccacgacaacagtctaggatcgaaccaaactccttcgtcggtagctgcaacccaacatagaccacattaccgtggggaattagagtgggatccccaccctcaagttgttccgcaagccgcaaccgctacggtatgcacagcataaccgtggggacttagaatgggttccccacccacaagctgctccgcaagatacaactgctacggtaagcgcatccgttgatgtacaagaggtggaaatacgattgactagtccgtcccatttcagatcttatggttaacacggttattacggcacaagaatcactggcgacatttgttgtttaatcctagatggatataaacccttgcaatggaacctccaccatatcaacacaatccatggttccattgcccaccacatagtcatattcatagttatgaaagtagtggttttggtttttatgcaatagtgataaccatagtactttgcaagtaatttgatagaaatactcaaatgacatgagcaagtgatgaacttgcctgaacactgcaaagttttgcagttggaaggtgtggactgacccttgtcctcagtctctgaaaaatagcatcattgtccgataagggcaatggttaaagaagcaattatgcatgattccagttttagggtttgttccccccttccgatgtcgttgttatttcatgtgagaggttaatactaagaacaacttggagatacttgatttagggtaaatacaatcttgaaatattgtcaagatgtttttaaagtccaaatgcattaatggacttattttctttatagaaaataatatgtgtgatttaagttattatttaaatcataaaaTTAAGAGTTATTCTTAATTGTTTTCAAAATTTCtctttggtattttatttaaataaagaattttatgctgatcaattttcatatttttaattatttttttagagcttctaagcatttcttatttaatttcaaagtttctgcatttttatgaattgtgaaatgcctaaaatacccttgggccccacctgtcaggtggcccaaaagggttaggttggccgacccacctggtccggtccaacccgctctctctctctctctctctctctctcgcgtgtcctaaccctaaccctaacgagctCTGGCGACTCTCGTCGCCCCGTCTTCTCCGATTTGTCCCGGCCAGCTCCGGCCGTCGCCGTCGGCGAGATCAGGTGGATCTGATCCGCCGCTTGACGGCGAACACGGTGGTCTGCACCGATTCGGTCTTCATCCTCGTCATCGTGTGTCCTCATTTCGCCTGCGACCCTGGCCGTGGCGATTCCTGGCGCTTCGTCgcccgccgtcgatccaggcgccgtggcggtgctggagcgcccccctgctcggcgacgccaggccaggcacggcttggcgctgccctggtggcctgtgccgccgtgccgccatggcacgccggtgctctgctccaggtacacgtcctattgctctcctcctctctctctgtcttgcctgctcttcatcttcatcctctagCTTTGGCCGTGGCTGTTCCACCCCATGGAGGTGGTTGCCATGCTGGTGCTCTGCTGCGCCAATCGAGCTAGACATGCTGATGTGCTACTGCTGCCGCCATGGCCTAGCTTGGGTTCATGTGCTTGTACTGATGCTCATGCTCCTGCTAGCTTTACTACTGTGTTGTGCTTGCTTGCACAAGGCCTGTGCTATTGCTGTTTGATGTTCTGCCATCTCTCTATGCAAGAATTCCTAATCTAATTAGTTGTTATGCCTTCCTTTCTTGCTTAATTCCCTCTCTGTGACTCTGCTCTAGTTACTAGGCTTGCCAGATATCAAGTGTATGCCTATAGGCTTGCTCCtgagcatcttgtaatgctcaGGGACTGCTTAATGGCTACTGTCTTGCTACAATTAAATCCATTTGATTGCTTAGTGGCTCTGGTTGTGGTGATGGTTTAATTATATGTGTGTGCTATTCATGTCaagcttgatccagtggtacatcatgtatttgatgtgcttctgtaTATAATTACAGTTCATCCATTTGTTATCTGTGAAGCAATTGTTGGTTAACTATGGCCATTTAATTATCtgtccatgctctgttgctcagTGATGCCCTAACATACACtggcatgctatagcaagctttgatgatcatgtgatcatcaacagctggtcattggattgcttacctgttgcctgtgccttgctgttacttatttctgtgtatgtgtgtggcacagatcagtgctggtgcttgctcaagcatcagctgatgcttgcagtgatccactggATCATGTGCATGGTTCTGGTGACTTGGTTACTTgtataattcatttatctgtattaccttgctttgtttgatggataaatgatgtgaactgtgatacagtgatgatcatatcaattgattggcttgggctagagggatgccaacagtggttgggaaccctagcccactttgaacccaatctgggtgatgatatttgtgcttggcttggtggtttggctgtttttagggtttgaggtgaccctggcagtagtcatatgctgccctagggtagctcccctttttgttggcttgctgtggctcaccaaatgctttctgggtgatccatttattggattgccagtagcccttgatgttgaaatcaaatagacaagaatttgtctatgtctgatggcttagctggctgtaggtgctaagtgtgtagctaggctagcttgtgctctcatctcttgctggatttcttcagttatgcattgattgtcatagttgttgttccctttagatgatttaccagtggccttactgctcttgcttgcaccatatggcttagtagccagatgatgacacaacttgggtatcacacccttttgcttgtgtgtgattggtgcatatgcttatatatgaacaaaaccatctggtttgttcatgatgcttggtatacctcactccagctcctagaatttgatgttggtgtagaggtttgcttctgtgtggatcttatagttgatttgcttgccctgctcctcctggtgagcttgatgcttcttggttatttgctgtggtggtggaattgtgttgaacagcagtagctgttcaagttgttcttgtgttcttggctgttcttggtggcttaccagtgAGGCTGCTGTCGATGAAATgctctagggtttactgtggcaagttttatatgcttctggcttagctctgttggtcgacagcactatctgcagcttgtggtgactcactctggccttgtgtgttgttacacatgcacactgccttgtgtgctgcctggttgtgtgtgtgtgcaagtccagcttgggacttgtgctgatgggttggatcagctcggcagaaccTTGTTCATATCCACTCTTCACAatatatttgctaacctgccaagtggctttgccacttggcttaatactctgattgttatgtatgtgtgcaggtatcaagtgctgatcaggatgaactcaagatcatcagGATCAAAGatttcatgaagatcacaatgtagtttaggtcatttagataccttgtaattttcttttttctttttctatttattcaattcttgtaatgtgttgtaattccataattcaaatatgaatattgtaaagacaatgtattatgtgtgtgatgatcaataaagctcaagttttccttattgagcttaatgtaattgttgtattacttatattcttgcttaatgataattgtttgtgaaattatctcaaatttgaattatgtgatgatcatttgatgtttgaatttgaaattcaaattcaaatttggtttgaattcaatcatacaacttaacttgtaattcaatcatgcaacttaagatttccatgcaatatcacttctctcttctcaaaaccctaatttagataagtaggaacaagttcatcgcactctcgaaaccctaaccctgtaaggtgtcgagagagaaacctgtcccccttcgatgcagttttattttaaaagcgcgaaatttccccgtaatttacaatgcaatgcacatccctttctaaaatctacccctcgatcgtctctaaacctgggatattacagctgcTCACCGGGAGACCTAGGTACCGCATAGGACAGGTTCCTAGCTTGCAGTTCAGCAGGTTAGTCACCCTGCGCTTTTCCTTTTCTGGGACCCCTGTCACCAGTACCTCACTCTTGTCGAAGTTAATCTTCAAACCCGACATGTTCTCGAAGCATAGGAGGAGGAATTTGAGGTTAGCAATGCCTAGATCCGTAGGTTCAATCAGGATCATCGTATCATCGGTGTATTGTAGATGAGTGACCCCCCTGGGATCAAGTGCGACACCATCCCCTTGAGGTGGCCTGCCGAGTTAGCCTTAGCCAGCATGGCTGCCAATGCATCGACAAGGAAATCAAAGAGGATCGGGGAGAGTGGGTCTCCCTGTCGTACGCCCCGCGCGTTCCGTAAAAAGGTCCCACCTCTCCGTTAACATTGATAGCAGTTTGGCCACCCCTAACCAGCTGCATCAAGCGATGAACCACCATGGCCGAGAATCCCTTCCTCAGCAACACTTCCCGGAGAAAGTCCCAGTTAACTTTGTCGTATGCCTTCTCAAAGTCTAGCTTGAGAAGAGGCCCCAAGCCTCTTCACTCTAAGCTCGTGCATAATCTCATGTAAGGCCAGCACCCCCTCATGTAGACATCTACCACAGATAAACGCAGTCTGACTACGATCAATCGTCCTATGAGCAAGCGGCCCAGACGAATAGCGAAAGCCTTGGCCACAAATTTTAAAATGACATTAATAAGAGCTATCGGCTTGAATTGTTTGATAGTATCCACTCCTTTGACCTTGGGGATCAGCGTGATAATCCCATAGTTGAGACGCGCAATATCCACCCTTCCCAAGACAAAGTCATTAATCAGCGTGAGGATATGTCCTCACAAGATTCCCTAAAATCTCTTGAAGAATAGGACCGGCAGGCCATCCGGCCCCGGTGCCTAGTCTGGCTTCATTCTAAAGAGAACCTCATCTAATTCCTCAGGCGCGAAGGTGAGCTCAAAGGCCAGGTTTTCCCCATCTGATATTCTCTTGCCCCTCTCCCAGAGGTCTGAAGCCAAGGAGAACACCATGTCCTCCCCAGTCGCGCCCATGAGCCCCCGATAGAAGTCATAGACATGCTCCATCAGGTCCCTCTAGTCGTCCACCTCCCCCTGTGGTGTAATCAGCCGCGGGACGGCGGCCGTTTGCGAAGGCATGGAAGTACTTGGTGCATGAGTCCCCCTCCAAAGTCCAATGCACCCTACTCCTCTGCTTCCAGTACTCTTCCTCAGTTCTATCCAGTAGGATGTCCTCCAAATGGTACCTAAGGGCCCAACCCTCTTCGTCCAAACCCGCCCCATCAGCCTGCCGGTCTAGCTTCTCGACCTGGGCAAGCAGGTTCTCCTTGAAGAGCCGCTCCTCCTTGCCCAGGTTGGCACCCCAGCCTTTGAGGAACTGTTGTAGGTTGCGTGCCACACACTGCCACAGGTCAATGCAATCCCGATATGGACCCAAGTATAGCAGAAAGTGGTCTAGTTTAGACTTCACAAGCTCCCCAAAGCCATTGACGTTCAACCACCAGGTTTGGAAGAAGAACCGTGGTGGTAAACATCTCGTCTCCTCCCCACTGTTGAGCATGAGCGGGTTATGGTCTGAACCAATCCTAGTAACCGCAGTCAACGAACAGAGGGGGAAACGGACCTCCCAGGACGTGGACACAAAGACCCGATCCAGGACACACCGGATTGGATTTAGCTGTCTGTTAGTCCAAGTAAACCGGGGCCCTGCCCGGTTGATCTCCCGCAGCGCCATGGAAGCAATGGATTCATTAAATCGGCGCACCATAGGCCAATTAATGTTGTCGTTGCTCTTATCCCCAGCGGAACGTATGAGATTGAAGTCTCCCGCAATCACCAACGGGACCTGACACTCAGCGACCGCCCGTTCAAGTTCTCCCAGGAACTCTTCTGTTCTCCCGTGGTCAGCTGAGCCGTACACCAACATGAAGCACCATATCATGTTGATATTTCGCTGGAGGATCTTTGCAGAGATAAAGAAAACCCCTTTCCTTCATTCCCCCACCTCGAAGGTTTCATCTCGGAAACCCAACAGTAGTCCTCCCGAGTGGCCCTTTGCTGGTAACCAATTCTAGGCAAACTGTCCCCCGCACTCGAGGCTACGGAGCTCGGCCGTGCTGAATTCCCGCCTGATGGTTTCTTGCAGGCCAAGGATGTCCAACCGGTTGGTCCGCATGTAGTCTCTGAGCTGGGTTCGACGCCCCTCGCGGCCAAAACCAATGAAGATCGGACCTAGAGCGTTCACTCCTCAAAACTTGAGACACGACAC
This Lolium perenne isolate Kyuss_39 chromosome 1, Kyuss_2.0, whole genome shotgun sequence DNA region includes the following protein-coding sequences:
- the LOC139833189 gene encoding uncharacterized protein translates to MLVYGSADHGRTEEFLGELERAVAECQVPLVIAGDFNLIRSAGDKSNDNINWPMVRRFNESIASMALREINRAGPRFTWTNRQLNPIRCVLDRVFVSTSWEVRFPLCSLTAVTRIGSDHNPLMLNSGEETRCLPPRFFFQTWWLNVNGFGELVKSKLDHFLLYLGPYRDCIDLWQCVARNLQQFLKGWGANLGKEERLFKENLLAQVEKLDRQADGAGLDEEGWALRYHLEDILLDRTEEEYWKQRSRVHWTLEGDSCTKYFHAFANGRRPAADYTTGGGGRLEGPDGACL